The following are encoded together in the Acidobacteriota bacterium genome:
- a CDS encoding DOPA 4,5-dioxygenase family protein — protein sequence MADEERIIRNTEEDQAWADLLSPMRRNFIIGAGITAAGLTVANIEADGQEITAPGNLSFKPIVPPPDIGKSPWGYETYKEPTARPLSVRPGEERSLPKQPRPYTDIKSYHAHFYFDEDTYEKAALIRKWSAERFPVELGNWNLEPRGPHVTPSFYFGFTNDLLPIIVPWLQLNSLGLTILLHPNTDNPRADHLYYTLWVNRSQPVNAYNMPKQANVEKIFPNTKPTVKLEV from the coding sequence ATGGCTGACGAAGAAAGAATCATTCGAAACACAGAAGAAGATCAAGCTTGGGCCGACCTGCTTTCGCCAATGCGCCGCAACTTCATCATCGGCGCTGGCATAACAGCGGCAGGGCTGACTGTCGCCAACATTGAGGCTGACGGACAGGAAATCACTGCGCCTGGAAATTTAAGCTTCAAACCGATTGTGCCGCCGCCCGATATCGGCAAAAGTCCGTGGGGATATGAAACCTATAAGGAGCCGACAGCTCGCCCATTGAGCGTGCGTCCCGGCGAAGAGCGCAGCTTACCAAAACAGCCTCGCCCATACACCGACATCAAAAGCTACCATGCACATTTTTATTTTGACGAAGACACCTATGAAAAAGCTGCGCTGATTCGTAAATGGTCGGCTGAGCGATTCCCTGTGGAGCTGGGGAATTGGAATCTGGAACCACGTGGCCCACACGTGACGCCATCGTTTTACTTTGGCTTCACCAACGATTTGCTGCCGATCATTGTGCCGTGGTTGCAACTCAATAGCCTGGGATTGACCATTCTGCTTCATCCCAACACAGATAATCCGCGCGCTGATCACCTGTATTACACTTTGTGGGTAAATCGTTCGCAGCCCGTTAACGCCTACAACATGCCCAAACAAGCGAACGTGGAAAAGATTTTCCCGAATACCAAACCTACGGTGAAACTGGAAGTCTAA
- a CDS encoding SRPBCC family protein, whose protein sequence is MENLHLKQVPITKTGRHIRKPVADVFEAFVNPDITTKFWFTKSSGRLEAGKQVQWDWEMYGISIPVTAKAIELNRRIVLEWPGHHNPTTVEWRFAPQEDGTTFVSITYADFADDEDGLFKKVVGSTQGFCQVLAGLKAFLEHNIRLNFAANH, encoded by the coding sequence ATGGAAAATCTTCATCTCAAACAAGTGCCGATCACAAAAACTGGGAGACACATTCGTAAACCAGTTGCAGATGTGTTTGAGGCATTTGTGAACCCGGACATCACAACAAAATTCTGGTTCACCAAAAGCAGCGGAAGACTGGAGGCAGGGAAGCAGGTTCAATGGGATTGGGAAATGTATGGCATTTCAATTCCGGTGACGGCAAAAGCCATAGAATTGAATCGGCGCATTGTTCTTGAATGGCCCGGGCACCACAATCCAACCACAGTGGAGTGGCGATTTGCCCCACAGGAAGATGGCACAACCTTCGTCAGCATCACATACGCTGATTTTGCAGACGATGAAGACGGGCTTTTCAAAAAGGTGGTTGGTTCGACGCAAGGCTTTTGTCAGGTGCTGGCTGGGCTGAAGGCATTCCTGGAGCACAACATCAGGTTGAATTTTGCAGCGAACCATTAA
- a CDS encoding DUF2934 domain-containing protein: MKAKEKNDELLAEVATAKQSVRPDGLAADSLSQIQRRAYQLWQERGGIGGRELDDWLQAEAEIKAALGPPEKGQPAPAKQQTKQQTRQPRYNKHATAD, translated from the coding sequence ATGAAAGCGAAAGAGAAAAATGATGAATTGCTAGCTGAGGTAGCAACGGCCAAACAGTCTGTCAGACCGGACGGTCTGGCGGCTGATTCCTTGTCGCAAATTCAGCGTCGCGCGTATCAACTCTGGCAGGAGCGCGGTGGAATTGGCGGACGTGAGTTGGACGATTGGCTGCAAGCTGAGGCTGAAATCAAGGCTGCGCTTGGGCCGCCTGAAAAGGGTCAACCGGCACCCGCAAAACAACAAACGAAACAACAGACCAGACAGCCCCGTTACAACAAGCACGCAACAGCCGACTGA
- the treZ gene encoding malto-oligosyltrehalose trehalohydrolase yields MNKTMPSRRMHVGAEVTPQGVHVRVWAPLRHTVEVVLEDQAQPQAFELQAEPDGYLSGLIAPAKAGTRYWFRLDGGNLFPDPASRFQPDGPHGPSQVIDPNNFQWTDAEWPGVKIHGQVIYELHLGTFTPEGTFAAAARELQELADWGVTVIELMPIAEFPGKFGWGYDGVNLFAPAHIYGTPDDLRRFIDQAHAVGLGVILDVVYNHLGPDGNYLSQFSTDYFSKKHKTDWGEAINFDGENSSFVRDYYIANAAYWIDEFHFDGFRFDATQNIYDDCKDHILAAIARKARAAAKNRSIILIGENEPQLVKLVQSPERGGYGLDALWNDDFHHSAMVALTGRSEAYYTDYLGRPQEFISAVKYGYLYQGQWYRWHRHRRGTSDLSLPPTAYVTFIQNHDQVANSGKSERCHALANPGQYRAMTALTLLAPGTPMLFQGQEFAASQPFYYFADHEPELAKLVFAGRNKELAQFRSLATPEAQSYLRDPADPQTFELCKLDFAERKTHKGIYQMHRDLLKLRRNDRAFSAQRRGGVDGAVLSDRAFVLRFFGGGIETPNPLDDRLLIINLGRDLILNPAPEPLLAPPVEHGWKALWSSENPRYGGLGTPPLETTENWLIPGYAAIVLRPTHYSELAEESLAHPNVIHPPEEE; encoded by the coding sequence ATGAACAAAACAATGCCAAGTCGCCGTATGCATGTTGGAGCCGAGGTAACACCGCAAGGAGTTCATGTTCGCGTTTGGGCGCCGTTGCGCCATACGGTCGAAGTCGTTCTGGAAGATCAAGCGCAGCCGCAAGCGTTTGAGTTGCAGGCAGAACCGGATGGATATCTTTCCGGCTTGATTGCCCCGGCCAAAGCAGGCACGCGCTACTGGTTTCGGCTTGATGGTGGGAACCTGTTTCCCGATCCCGCTTCGCGTTTTCAGCCTGATGGGCCTCACGGGCCGTCTCAAGTCATAGACCCAAACAATTTTCAATGGACTGATGCAGAGTGGCCGGGCGTCAAAATCCACGGGCAGGTCATTTATGAACTTCACCTGGGTACGTTTACGCCAGAGGGCACGTTTGCCGCTGCCGCCCGTGAACTGCAGGAGTTGGCCGATTGGGGGGTGACGGTGATTGAGTTGATGCCGATTGCCGAATTTCCGGGCAAATTTGGTTGGGGATACGACGGCGTGAATTTGTTTGCTCCAGCGCACATTTACGGCACGCCGGATGATCTGCGTCGCTTCATTGATCAAGCGCACGCCGTCGGTTTGGGCGTCATTCTGGATGTCGTTTACAACCATCTGGGGCCGGACGGCAATTACCTATCTCAATTCTCGACGGATTATTTTTCGAAGAAACACAAGACTGATTGGGGCGAAGCGATCAATTTCGACGGCGAAAACAGCTCCTTTGTCCGCGACTATTACATCGCCAATGCCGCTTACTGGATTGACGAATTTCATTTTGACGGCTTTCGGTTCGACGCGACGCAAAACATTTATGACGACTGCAAGGATCACATTCTGGCGGCTATTGCTCGTAAAGCTCGCGCCGCCGCCAAAAATCGTTCGATCATCCTGATTGGCGAAAACGAACCGCAACTGGTCAAACTGGTTCAATCGCCCGAACGCGGAGGTTACGGATTGGATGCATTATGGAACGACGATTTTCACCACAGCGCGATGGTCGCGTTGACCGGACGCAGCGAAGCCTACTACACGGATTATCTCGGCAGACCGCAGGAATTCATTTCCGCTGTCAAATATGGGTATTTGTATCAGGGGCAATGGTACCGATGGCATAGACATCGGCGTGGAACTTCGGATTTGAGCTTGCCGCCAACGGCGTATGTCACATTCATCCAGAATCACGATCAGGTCGCGAATTCGGGCAAAAGCGAACGATGCCATGCGCTGGCCAATCCCGGACAATACCGTGCGATGACGGCCTTGACCTTGCTCGCGCCCGGAACGCCGATGTTATTTCAGGGCCAGGAATTCGCGGCTTCGCAACCGTTTTATTACTTCGCCGATCACGAACCGGAACTGGCCAAACTGGTTTTCGCCGGACGCAACAAAGAGCTTGCGCAATTCCGTTCGCTGGCGACACCCGAAGCGCAGTCCTATTTGCGCGACCCCGCAGACCCGCAAACTTTCGAACTGTGCAAACTCGATTTTGCCGAACGCAAAACTCACAAAGGGATCTACCAAATGCACCGCGATCTGTTGAAGTTGCGGCGCAATGACAGAGCGTTCAGCGCACAACGACGCGGAGGCGTGGATGGCGCGGTATTGTCCGACAGAGCCTTCGTATTGCGCTTTTTCGGTGGAGGGATCGAAACGCCGAATCCATTGGACGACCGGTTGTTGATTATCAATTTGGGCAGGGATTTGATTCTGAACCCGGCGCCGGAACCGTTGCTGGCGCCACCAGTCGAACATGGATGGAAAGCGTTGTGGTCCAGCGAAAATCCGCGGTATGGCGGGTTGGGAACGCCGCCACTGGAAACGACTGAAAATTGGTTGATCCCAGGCTATGCCGCGATCGTGTTGCGTCCGACTCATTACAGCGAATTGGCTGAAGAATCGCTTGCGCATCCGAATGTCATCCATCCCCCGGAGGAGGAATAG